In the genome of Anabaena cylindrica PCC 7122, the window TGTCTTTGGGCGGAAAGTTGTAGGTAATATCCTCAAAACTCGTCGAGACAATATTGAAACAGCAATTAAGAGTGCAGAGCAAAGAGCTAAGGATGCAGCCGAAAAACTTAAAGAGGCGCAGCAAAACCTAGATCGAGCTACCGCAGAAGCTGAAAGAATTAAAAAATCAGCCCAAGAAAATGCCCAAGCTGCTAAAGAAGCTATCTTGGCACAAGCTGCTATAGATATTGACCGTATGCAGGAAGCAGGGGCGGCTGACTTGAGTGCAGAACTAGATAGAGCGATCGCTCAATTACGTCAAAAAGTAGTTGCTCAAGCACTGCAAAAAGTCGAAGCCCAACTAAAGAGCGGAATTGCTGACGATGCTCAACAAGTTTTAATTGAACGCAGCATCGCACAATTGGGAGGAAATGTATGAGAAGTAATGCAGCAACAGCCGAAATAGCCCAGCCCTACGCCCAGGCACTGTTGTCGCTAGCGCAATCCAAAAACTTAACAGAAGATTTTGGTACAGATGCGCGTACTTTCCTCGGCTTATTGGCAGGCAGCAAAGAGCTAGAAAGCTATTTGAGCAACCCCTTTACTCAGGCTGAAAACAAGAAGAATCTGCTCAAACAAGTACTTGGGGAAGGCGTTAGCCCTTACCTACGTAATTTTTTGTTGCTGTTAGTTGACAGACGACGTATTTCTTGCTTGGAAGCAATTTTGCAGCAGTATTTGGTACTGTTGCGCCAGCTAAATCAAACTGTATTAGCAGAAGTTACTTCTGCGGTAGCTTTGACAGAAGCTCAACAGCAAGCAATTACAGAAAAAGTAATCGCTATCACCAATGCTCGCCAGGTAGAACTGGAAACCAAGATAGATAACGAGTTGATTGGTGGTGTGATTATCAAAGTGGGTTCTCAGGTAATTGATGCTAGTTTGCGCGGTCAACTACGTCGCCTTTCCCTAAGCTTAAACAGTAACTAAATTGGGGACTGGGTAAGATTTTACCAATCACCAATCACCATTAACTTCTTCCGTCTCGAAAGAAAACTAAAAGCACAGACATAATGAGCATTTCCATTAGACCTGACGAAATCAGTAACATTATCCAACAACAAATCGAGCAATACGACCAAGAGGTTAAAGTTGCTAACGTTGGTACTGTTCTCCAAGTTGGTGACGGTATTGCCCGTATCTATGGCTTGGAAAAAGCTATGGCTGGGGAACTATTAGAATTTGAAGATGGCACAATTGGTATCGCCCAAAACTTAGAAGAAGATAACGTTGGTGCGGTATTAATGGGTGAAGGCCGGGAAATTCAAGAAGGTAGCTCTGTAACTGCTACTGGTAGAATTGCTCAGGTTCCTGTAGGTGAAGCCTTAGTTGGTCGCGTTGTCGATGCTTTGGGTCGCCCCATTGATGGTAAAGGTGATTTAAAAACCTCTGAAACCCGTTTGATTGAATCCCCAGCACCTGGGATTATTGCCCGGAAGTCTGTACACGAACCAATGCAAACCGGGATCACCGCTATTGACTCGATGATTCCCATCGGTCGTGGTCAACGGGAATTGATCATTGGTGACCGTCAAACTGGTAAAACAGCGATCGCTATTGACACCATCATCAACCAAAAAGGTGAAGATGTCGTTTGCGTTTATGTTGCCATCGGTCAAAAAGCTTCCACCGTTGCTAACGTAGTTCAAACATTACAACAAAAAGGCGCAATGGACTACACCGTAGTTGTAGCCGCTAACGCCAGTGACCCAGCCACCTTACAATACCTTGCTCCCTACACAGGCGCAACAATTGCTGAGTACTTTATGTACAAAGGCAAAGCAACCTTAGTAATTTACGATGACCTTTCTAAGCAAGCCCAGGCTTATCGCCAAATGTCCTTGCTACTACGTCGTCCACCAGGACGGGAAGCATATCCCGGAGACGTATTCTACATCCACTCTCGCTTGTTAGAACGTGCCGCTAAATTGAGCGATGAATTGGGTAAAGGCAGCATGACCGCCTTACCAATTATCGAAACCCAAGCAGGTGACGTATCCGCATACATTCCTACCAACGTAATTTCTATCACCGACGGTCAGATTTTCTTGTCTTCTGACTTGTTCAACTCTGGTATCCGTCCCGCTGTAAACCCCGGTATTTCAGTATCCCGTGTAGGTTCTGCGGCACAAACCAAGGCAATGAAAAAAGTTGCCGGTAAGATTAAGTTGGAATTAGCGCAGTTTGATGACTTGCAAGCTTTCGCACAATTTGCTTCTGACTTAGATAAAGCCACCCAAGATCAATTAGCACGCGGTGTCCGCTTACGGGAACTTCTCAAGCAGCCCCAAAACGACCCACTTTCTGTAGCAGAACAAGTAGCAATTCTTTACGCTGGTATTAATGGTTATTTGGATGACATTGCTGTTAACAAAGTAACCGTTTTTGCTAAAGGTTTACGTGATTATTTGAAGACAGTGAACACTGCATATTTCCAAGCAGTACAAAGCAAGAAAGTACTAGGTGACGAAGAAGAAACAGCCTTGAAGGCAGCGTTAACCGAGTTCAAGAAGACCTTCCAAGCAGCAGCGTAATCAAGGAGTCAGGAGTCAGGAGTCAGAAGTAAGACTATTCCTGCCTTCTGAATCCTGAGTTCTCAATTCTGAATTCTTGTAGAATATTATGGCTAATCTCAAAGCAATACGCGATCGCATTCAGTCGGTCAAAAACACCAAAAAAATCACAGAAGCCATGCGGCTGGTTGCTGCGGCTAGAGTACGTCGCGCCCAAGAACAGGTAATTGCTACCCGTCCCTTTGCTGACCGCTTGGCTCAAGTCTTATTTGGCTTACAAACCCGTCTACGGTTTGAAGATGTAGATCTACCACTACTGAAAAAACGCGAAGTTAAATCAGTCGGTTTGTTGGTTATTACTGGCGACCGTGGTTTGTGCGGTGGTTACAATAGTAATGTTATCCGCAGGGCAGAAAATCGCGCCAAGGAACTGAAGGCAGAAGGTGTAGACTACAGATTTGTAACTGTTGGACGCAAAGCCACTCAATACTTCCAACGTCGCAATCAGCCTATTGATGGTACCTACAGCGGTTTAGAACAAATTCCCACCGCAGCAGAAGCTACCAATATTGCAGACGAACTACTTTCTTTGTTTCTCTCAGAAAAAGTAGACAGAATTGAGCTAGTTTATACCAAATTTGTATCTTTGGTTAGCTCTCGTCCCGTCGTGCAAACCTTACTCCCTTTTGATACCCAAGGTTTAGAAGCAGCAGATGACGAAATCTTCCGCTTAACTACCCGTGGTGGTCAATTCCAAGTAGAACGGGAGAAAATGGTCAGCCAAGCCCGTGTTTTGCCTCGTGATATGATTTTCGAGCAAGACCCTGTACAAATTCTTGATTCTTTGTTGCCATTGTATCTGAGTAATCAGTTATTGCGATCGCTCCAAGAATCAGCAGCTAGTGAATTAGCAGCACGGATGACAGCAATGAGTAACGCCAGTGAAAACGCCGGTGAATTAATCAAAAGCTTGTCATTGTCTTACAACAAAGCCCGTCAAGCAGCCATTACCCAGGAACTCCTAGAAGTTGTGGGTGGTGCAGAGGCTTTAACTTAATTTGGTAATAGGTGATTGGTAATGGGTAATTGTTAAATGAACCAGAGCCAATCATCAATTATTATCAGTTATTAATAATAATTAAATTTAAATTTATGCTCTATCTTTAACAACAAATTTAATAATTATGGAACAATTTATGAATGCAAATATTATCTAATTTTATCATAATTTCCCTCAACTCAATTAACTGATAGTAAACCAATTTTCAATTACCAGATCCTCAAAATCATGAAAATCTGCCACATTATTTGTTACTAAGATCAAGTCGTTGCAGAAGGCAATACTCGCAATTTGTCCATCAATAAAAGCAGGTGTTTTACCAATTTTTGATAATCTATCCCTTTCCTGCGCGTGCCATTTTGCAGCATTGAGATCATAATCCAACACAGGCAAATCTAATACAGAATCTTGAATGTATTTCCATAAAGAATCCTTGCGTTTAGAAAGTGGTAAACGCCAACAGCCATAAAGGATTTCATGAACAACAAGACTTGCTACTGCTACTTCTGAACGATAGCGATTTAATTGATCTAAAACCTGAGTATTGGGAATTGGCCGACTCGGTTCTGAGATAATATTAGAGTCTAGTAAAAAGCGAACTGTCATAAATCAATCTCGCGTCCTGGACTACGATCTCTAAGATTTGCAAAATCTTCATCTGTAAATTCAATACCTTCTCTTTCAATTGTTTCTCTAAACCTTAAAACCCCTTGCCAAAAACTATCTCCCTTATTCTGTAACGGTTTTTCTTCTACTTGTTCCTTTATTTTTGACAACTGAGACTCAAGTACATTAAGCAGAGAAGTTTTATCTTCTACAGATAAATCATCCAGAGATTTAATAATTTCTTGTAATGTCATTTTCCACCCTCATCAATAATAATAAATACTTTTATTATTAACTGAATTAATTACCAAATTATTTGGATATTAAACAAGTTAATTTTGGAATCACAAGTTACCAAAGGTAAATTCAAATAAAAGGCCGTAGCAGTAATAATCCGATCTACCATTTCTGGAACAATATTCCTGGGAATTTGTGTAATTGTTTGAGCAACTTCTAAATTTAGGGCGATTACAGACCATCCAGTATTACTATTTGCTAAAATTTCAATTAATTTTTGTAATGCTGTTTCTGGTATTTTGCCTTTTTCCTGTAAGTAAATAATTTCAATAATCGAAATAGAAGGTATATAAATTGAATCTGCTTGATCAATTGCTGTTAATGCTGCATTTGATAATTTTGGAGATTTTAGAAAATACCAAATAATAGCATGAGTATCTAATACAATAGCTTTCATAATTCAATATCCCTGGGAAATTTAGCCCACATTTCTTGGCGAATTTCTGTAATATCTTGTTCTGTAATATTTATATCCAAGTCACTCCATAACCCGTAAAAACTAGGACGTGGGTTTTTTGGTGGTAATTTATGTTTGAGAAATTGAATAAAATCTAAAACTTCTTGTTGTTTATCGGTTGGTAATTCTCGCAGGTTTTCTAAAACTGCTTGTTCAATGGTCATAGTTTCACCTCTACTACTAGGCTATGATTCTATTATAAATGACATCAGCATTAATTTTTATTTTCTCCTCCATTGTTGATATCAATTCCTAATATTTCCAATTGTTGATTTATCCAATCTGTAGCTGTTACTTCATCGGTTTCTATCGCTTTTTCTACTCCTATTTTAGCAATTTCTAGTAGTTGTTTGGATTGTTCACGCTTTTGGTGAGATTCTTCAACTTTGGTTCTAATTTTTTTCTGTACTGATTCAGGCGCATTCCAAACTAAAAATTGACTAATTTCATTAGGGTATAATTCAATTTGTCCTGATGAACCTTTAAAATGTTTTTCAACCTGTAGCTTTCCAATAATACTATTGAGGTAAATAGACAGATAAACCGAGTCAAGTAAATCAGTTCTGAGAATAGTTACGTGATTATCTGGTAAAGCTGGTTGTTGATAAAGATAAGGCGCACAGCGTCCAATTGTACCGACACCTGTACCATTAATTAAAACATCATCAGTATGAATTATGAGTGGATTATCAGTTTCTGGAAAATAAGCATAGCGATTATCTGTCAGAATTACTTTACCTTCTCGAACGTACTTAGAATTAACAACAGGTAAACCCAACTTATTGTCATCTTCAGATTCAATATATATGGGTTGTTTTCCTCGTTGATTAAGGTTAAGTAAATCACCAAGTCTAGTTAATTCAACTTTCTCCTTGAGTCTTTCAGTCAGTTCATCATATTTTGGTTGGTAATACTCAGCATCAAGGCGACCAGAAGACAAAAAAGACTCTTTAAAACTCTTGATAGCAATAGTTTCTTTAGTGGGTTGCCAGTCTTTTAAGTTCAGTTCTGATAACAGTAAATCCTCAGCTTGTTCATAGAAATCTTTTGAAGATTTTTTCTCTTTCAAAGAAATGTCAATCAATGATTTTATTTTGAATTGAAATTTGTTATTTAAAAGAGGTATAGGTATTAATCTGACTTTATTTAATGGTAATCCTTGCTGAACCATGCCAGAAGAATTTCTAATAACCCAATCATAACCAATCTTTGAATTTAAGTAAGTTAAGAGATATTCTGGAATGATTGAGGTATTTAGATTAAGCTCTATTCTGGCAATATCTTGGTCTATATTCGCTGGTAAAATATCATTTTTGACAATAGAGCAACATCCTACTGTCCCACGATTAGCGAGGAGAATATCATTCTCGTGAAGAGAAGATCGTTTATTTTTGTCATCTACCCATTTAGCTAATCCATCTGCGCCAATTTTATCTGTAAACCAGTTTTTTGTATTTTTAGCCGTTATATGAGAAATATTTGATGTTTCATCTACTTCATGATAACCATGCTGACCATCAGTGATGAATGCAATATCGCCAAGAATGATATTTTTAAATTTCTTTCTTTGATGATATTCGTGCAAATATTGTTTTTTGAAGAAATCACTATCCACTCTAAAAGAAATATTTTCTTTCAAAGCTTCACTTAAACTTAATTCAACCGCTTCTAGCCCATCCATTAACTTCTGATACTTCACAGCATTAAACGGCGCAACAGATGGGCTTAACTTAAAAAAACTGAAATTCTCCTTTTTTGCAAACTCAATAAACGCCTCAGCAATACCATCTTGCGTCTTTCCTTCATGATTAAATAAATCATGATCAATAATCAAATGACCGTGATCATCTAACAAATATTCACCCGAACTATCAGACTTTTTAACATAAATTTTTTCACCCGAATTATCCTTACCTGATTTTTGCATCGTGGCAAAAAAGATATTGTAATCATCCTGGCGAGGACATAACGCGCCTACTTTTGGATCATCATTCCATTTTTGCACCAACAATACCGAAGTTTTAGTTCCCGTATGGGGTTTAAAAGTATTTCCATGTAACCCAACTACTGCCAAAATTCGGCAACGTTCCGCAATAAAATCACGGATATTTTTATCAGAAGAATTATTAAAACGTCCTTGAGGTAAAACAATTGCCATTCTGCCCCCAGGCTTTAAAAAATCCAGATTGCGTTCAATAAATAAAATATCTCTCCCGACTTTAGTTTCCCATTTACCATTAGCCTTTTTAGCTAAATCATAATGGTTAATAATGCGAGTTTCTTTAATATCTCCAGCAAAAGGAGGATTTGCCATCAACACATCAAACTGAAATTCTCGATAGTCTTTACTATCTTTTGGTCGTTGCCGTTTTAAACGTTTGAATCCAGCATTATAAATATCATCCCACTCCTCCTGTCCTGTTATTTCATCCCACATTTCATAATCCAGGGTATTCAAATGCAAAACATTTGTTTCACCATCTCCAGCAATCAAATTCAACGTCCGCGCTACCCTTACCGCTTTTTCATCAAAGTCAATTGCAAATACTTGTTCTTGCACATATTCTCTACATCGTGGTGGCTTCTCTTCCAGTGAAAACAAATGACTTGCTGATAAACCTTCATCCTCCAAAATTTGCCGCCACACATGAAAAATTGTATGCACTGGAAACCCCGAAGAACCCGCAGCCGTATCAATCATGTATTCATCCTCTTGAGGATTTAGCATCTTGACACACATATCAATTACATAACGAGGGGTGAAAAATTGTCCTTTTTCTCCCTTACTACTTTTATTAATCAAATATTCAAAAGCTTCATCAACTACATCCAAATTAGAGTTAAATAGCTTTACATCTTCTAAAGAAGAAATACAAATTGAAAGATGAGAAGGAGAGAGGCTAATTTTCGCATCTTCACTAAAAACTCCTTCCCACTTTTTCTTAGCCTTATCAAATAAATCTTGAATTTTTGTTTTGAGTGCGGCTTCTGTTTGTCCTGTATTGCGAAACTCCATCATCCGAGTTGTACGGCGGTTTCCTTGACCAGAATACCACTCATCATAGAGTTTAGTAAAAATTAGCTTAAACAGTTCCTCAAATACATCTACCCCAGCATTTGCTAATACCTCATCTTCCATTTCTTCGACTATGGTTTTGAGAGATTTATTCTGTTTTATTAATTTGTCATTAGCAATCAAATCTTCTAGTGTGAACTTAATTTGCAGAATATCAGCTAAAGTTTGATTAGCATTAGGTAAACCGGAAAGTTCTTCAAAATAGTTAGGATCTTTTCGCTGGTAATAAGAAATTTGATCGCCATTTGTCCAAATAGCAATAGGCGCACCTGTAGCGTGACAATAAGATCGTAATTGTTCTTTACCGTCCTTGAGTTTCGGTTTTTTTACCTCCACCAGCATATAGACTGTATTTAACCGATCTTTGTCCATGACGACAATATCAGCCCGTTTCACCTCGCGCCCAAAATTTACCCCATACTCTACTTGAATCCGATTAAGGGGATAGTAAAAACGTTCTGTTAAAACCCGCAGATATAGTTGTCGAATTGCTTCCTCTGGTGTAAGTTTAATCTCCTTTTTGCGAACTAAACAAACGGTGTAGGGTGTTTCGCCACTTTTGGTAGACTTGAGGATAATTGACTGTTCTAGCTGTGCAATTTCTTCAGCAGTAAATTGAGAGAGTCTGTAATTTGAATCTTTGAGAATATCGGCTAATTTCATGAATTAAATACTTAAGAGTCTGAGAATTATAAAAATAGGTTACAGAACTTGAATTAGTGTATATACAATATGCTATGCAAGGTCATGAACCTGATTAGTATCATTGTCTGGGACAATTTCACCATAAAATAAAACATTTCTTTATAATGTTGCAAAAAAAATTCATACTCAAAATAAATTTTTATTTTTATCCAATTCAATTAGTTAAAAAATAATTATTCAGAGTTTCTTCTAAACTAATTAGACACTTGTTGATCCCCCCTAACCCCCCTTTTTAAGCTACCGTGTACACACAAGTGATCTGATTACCTAAAACAAGCCCTGGCGATTATAAATCACTAAGAAACAATACTGGTTTTGCCTGTGTAGTTGCGGTTTCTAACCGCCGATTTAATCTTAAATAGGACTTGTGTGTACACCGTAGCCTTTTTAAGGGGGGAACTAGAATCAAAGTCCCCCTTTTGAAGGGGGATTTAGGAGGATCTGAAATGTTTTGCTACACCAAGAAGGACTTTTCAAACAGCTTCTAATATTTAATCTTTATTTAATTTTGATTGGATTGAATTATTTTCTATAATTCCCACTAAAACTCTCATCAAACCTTCTAAATCATCAGGTAGCGAATAAATAGTAATATCTTCAGTGATTTGTTTTGCTTCCACATCTAATATTCCAAAACGCCACACATCACCTGTTGTTACAGCCCCATAGTGAAATTCTTGTTCTTCTATTTGAGAAAAAGCAATTAATTCTGTAGCAAGTTGAGTAAATCCTCTAGTTAAATCGTCGTTTTTTGCTTCTATAACTAACAAATTATGTTCTGCACGTAGTAAATAATCCAGATTACCTTTTAACCATTTACTAACAACTAGTGGGTATTCTATTCTTAACTGACAATCACAATAATATGTAGCAACTTCTATTAAAATCGGTGCTACTAAAGTTTCTCTTCTGGCTGTTTCACTAGTTAAAGTTACTCGTGTTAATGTGCGTTCAAGGCGATTTTGTAATTCTAATAAGTGATCTAGATGTTTTTCACTTTTTGGAAGTGACAATCTTGATCTAACTAATTTATAGCCTAATTCTGCTAAAATTTCTTCGGGTGGATAGGTCATTTCAAAATATGAACGAAATGTATATTCGCGTTCTTCTTGGAGAATTTTTGGTTTAGTCATAATTTAGTCACTAAATAAATTTCACCTAAGTTGATGTTTGATTTTTTTTTAATTGATCATTATTGAATTTGACTTCTCACCCAATCTCTAAATTCTCTCACTAATTCCAAATATTTTTTACTACCAGAATTTTTCAAGAAATTGGAAATTTCTGTTAAAGGTAAATTAGGAAAAGCTAAACTTTCATCAACAACTATATATTTACCATCTTCTAAAATATTAATAGTAAATACATTACCATCATATCGCCAAATTTCTGGCACACCCATTTCTGCATAAACCGCAAAACGATCTTTTGAACTGCTAGTTTCGTGTTCAGGGGAAGGAGCCATTATTTCTAAATTACCCCGATAATAAGTTAAGCGAAAACGGCTAGTGGTACTGAGTTCATTTAGCAAACTCTCATATGTATGCCAACTAATCCCTGATAAATGGACAATTTCTTGCTGTTGCATCAGACTTTGGCTAGTCATGGCGTATTACTATACCTGTAAACTATCTATCTCTAACTTTAATTTATTCCCAAAATAAAATAGCTATACCTTTTTTTGTCAACTTGCAAAATTGCGTACTATAATAGAAGATGTGAAGCACATGGGGCTTTAACGGTTTCGACAGGTTGGCGAACGCTTCTCTGTGATTCAGGTCGAGAGCGAGTCACCTCTCGGAAATCAAAGACTCGAAAAAAAAGTAAATGCGAACAATATCGTAAAATTTGCTCGTCGGGAAGCTCTAGTAGCAGCCTAAGAAACCTCTTTCAGGTTCGAGCGTCTTTAATTTGACTCCGTTAAGGATTAAAGACCTAACCCCCAACGGATGCTCCAACAAGCGTTCTCTGGTTGGCTTGAAGGCTAAGATTAAATCAGAGCATCCTACGTTCGGGATAATGAACGATTCCCGCCTTGAGGGTCAGAAAGGCTAAACCTGTGAACGAGCGGTGGGTTAATACCCAATTTGGACATGGGTTCGACTCCCATAAGCTCCATTTTAAGAAAAGAACAAGTCCACCTGACACTTTTATGTGTGGGTGGATTTTGTTTTTCTAGGTTGATTTATGCCAATTGTGTGTAAAGTTGCGCCAGATAAATACCGTAGAGACATTCCATAGAACATCTCTACGAGGATTATAGAAAATGCATATTTAAACAGGACTTACGCAAAACATCACGAAAGTGGGGGTAATTCATGAATTACCCCTACGAAAGAATCAGGTTTTTGATTACTTCGTGCATAAGTTCTATTAAATTCGCTTGATGTCTAATCACTCTCGTTTTTAATTAACTTCCCGCAATTTGCGAGTATTATCAACCAAACTTTGAGCAAATTGATCAAATCGTTGAGATAATTTTTCATCCAGTAGTTTACCCTCTGGACTAAATGCACCCCAGGCTTGACCAATAGCTATCTGCTCAATAATTGATTGACAGTGAACCCAGCGGAGGATGATTCTGAGGTCGTTTAAAGCGTTGCTGTTTACTTGGCCACCCAATATACTAATCAAACCAGCTACCTTACCAGATAGCTGATCAAAACTCATTAAATCCAAAGTATTTTTAATAACGCCACTAACACTACCATGATATTCTGGTGTTGCCAAGATTAAACCATCAGCATTAAAAACGGTATCGCGTAACTTCTGCACGTCTGGGTAATCTGGATACTCTTTGGCACCAGTGCAAAAAGGTAAGTGCATTTGCGTTAAATCAAGAATTTCTACTTCTGCACCTAAAGCTGCTACTCGTTGTGCTGCTACTTGTAAGCCTAACTGGGTATAAGATCCGGGTCTTAAACTACCACCAATACCAACAATTTTTACCATAGTTCACCCACTAAAACCAGAATTTCTTAAAAGTCGGAGTCATTACGACTATGATTATAGTAGCGATTGATTGCGTAATATGTCAAATTTTAATTACCGGGAAAAATTTATGTTAATCCCTAGCGCAAACTGGGGAAATCATTAATATCCCTATATTTCAGATAAAAACCTATAATTGGAACTGATGTCAGGACATGGGGCAGATCCAAGGGTCGGGTTTTGCGGGGAAGGAAAAAACCTTTGACCTTTACCCAAAGCAAGTTGAAAGTTTGCAGTATTGACATACAGCAGTTTGTGTAGTTAGGAGGTACAACATCTAAATTCAAACCTATACACAAAGCCAGTTGTACTCCTGACTCCTGACTCCTGACTTCTGCTGTAACATCCGTGGTAAAAACCTGGGAATGTTTTTGTCTGGAAGTTAAACTAGATAATAAAACCGTAATTTCCAGTTATTGCAATTTCTGCTAGAAGAATAGGCATAAAACTAGATATCAGCTTATGCCAAAGAATAAAAGGGTAAATATTATGACAAATTTTGGGAAAAAGACATTGAGGAAACAGCGACCGACAAAGCGCAGTATTTGGACTGGGGCTTTAGCAGCTACTATGATTATGATGCCAGGAATTTTGGGGATGAATCCCGTTTTGGCACAAAAAGCAGAGCGTAATTCCTTAACTTATGGAGAATTGCTCCAAAAAACCGAGCAAGGGCAAGTTAGAAAAGTAGAATTGGATGAAACTGAGCAAATAGCTAGAGTTTATCTGGCAGATCAAAAACCAGATGCACCACCAATACCAGTGCGACTTTTAGATCAAAACTCTGAGTTAATTAATAGACTCAAGGAAAAAAACGTTGATTTTGGTGAGGTTTCCTCTGCTA includes:
- a CDS encoding F0F1 ATP synthase subunit B codes for the protein MGTFLLLMAESSAIGGELAEGGFSLNTNILDTNLINLAIIITVLFVFGRKVVGNILKTRRDNIETAIKSAEQRAKDAAEKLKEAQQNLDRATAEAERIKKSAQENAQAAKEAILAQAAIDIDRMQEAGAADLSAELDRAIAQLRQKVVAQALQKVEAQLKSGIADDAQQVLIERSIAQLGGNV
- the atpH gene encoding ATP synthase F1 subunit delta, which translates into the protein MRSNAATAEIAQPYAQALLSLAQSKNLTEDFGTDARTFLGLLAGSKELESYLSNPFTQAENKKNLLKQVLGEGVSPYLRNFLLLLVDRRRISCLEAILQQYLVLLRQLNQTVLAEVTSAVALTEAQQQAITEKVIAITNARQVELETKIDNELIGGVIIKVGSQVIDASLRGQLRRLSLSLNSN
- the atpA gene encoding F0F1 ATP synthase subunit alpha codes for the protein MSISIRPDEISNIIQQQIEQYDQEVKVANVGTVLQVGDGIARIYGLEKAMAGELLEFEDGTIGIAQNLEEDNVGAVLMGEGREIQEGSSVTATGRIAQVPVGEALVGRVVDALGRPIDGKGDLKTSETRLIESPAPGIIARKSVHEPMQTGITAIDSMIPIGRGQRELIIGDRQTGKTAIAIDTIINQKGEDVVCVYVAIGQKASTVANVVQTLQQKGAMDYTVVVAANASDPATLQYLAPYTGATIAEYFMYKGKATLVIYDDLSKQAQAYRQMSLLLRRPPGREAYPGDVFYIHSRLLERAAKLSDELGKGSMTALPIIETQAGDVSAYIPTNVISITDGQIFLSSDLFNSGIRPAVNPGISVSRVGSAAQTKAMKKVAGKIKLELAQFDDLQAFAQFASDLDKATQDQLARGVRLRELLKQPQNDPLSVAEQVAILYAGINGYLDDIAVNKVTVFAKGLRDYLKTVNTAYFQAVQSKKVLGDEEETALKAALTEFKKTFQAAA
- a CDS encoding F0F1 ATP synthase subunit gamma, with protein sequence MANLKAIRDRIQSVKNTKKITEAMRLVAAARVRRAQEQVIATRPFADRLAQVLFGLQTRLRFEDVDLPLLKKREVKSVGLLVITGDRGLCGGYNSNVIRRAENRAKELKAEGVDYRFVTVGRKATQYFQRRNQPIDGTYSGLEQIPTAAEATNIADELLSLFLSEKVDRIELVYTKFVSLVSSRPVVQTLLPFDTQGLEAADDEIFRLTTRGGQFQVEREKMVSQARVLPRDMIFEQDPVQILDSLLPLYLSNQLLRSLQESAASELAARMTAMSNASENAGELIKSLSLSYNKARQAAITQELLEVVGGAEALT
- a CDS encoding type II toxin-antitoxin system VapC family toxin, whose amino-acid sequence is MTVRFLLDSNIISEPSRPIPNTQVLDQLNRYRSEVAVASLVVHEILYGCWRLPLSKRKDSLWKYIQDSVLDLPVLDYDLNAAKWHAQERDRLSKIGKTPAFIDGQIASIAFCNDLILVTNNVADFHDFEDLVIENWFTIS
- a CDS encoding type II toxin-antitoxin system VapC family toxin, translating into MKAIVLDTHAIIWYFLKSPKLSNAALTAIDQADSIYIPSISIIEIIYLQEKGKIPETALQKLIEILANSNTGWSVIALNLEVAQTITQIPRNIVPEMVDRIITATAFYLNLPLVTCDSKINLFNIQIIW
- a CDS encoding DUF2281 domain-containing protein produces the protein MTIEQAVLENLRELPTDKQQEVLDFIQFLKHKLPPKNPRPSFYGLWSDLDINITEQDITEIRQEMWAKFPRDIEL
- a CDS encoding N-6 DNA methylase gives rise to the protein MKLADILKDSNYRLSQFTAEEIAQLEQSIILKSTKSGETPYTVCLVRKKEIKLTPEEAIRQLYLRVLTERFYYPLNRIQVEYGVNFGREVKRADIVVMDKDRLNTVYMLVEVKKPKLKDGKEQLRSYCHATGAPIAIWTNGDQISYYQRKDPNYFEELSGLPNANQTLADILQIKFTLEDLIANDKLIKQNKSLKTIVEEMEDEVLANAGVDVFEELFKLIFTKLYDEWYSGQGNRRTTRMMEFRNTGQTEAALKTKIQDLFDKAKKKWEGVFSEDAKISLSPSHLSICISSLEDVKLFNSNLDVVDEAFEYLINKSSKGEKGQFFTPRYVIDMCVKMLNPQEDEYMIDTAAGSSGFPVHTIFHVWRQILEDEGLSASHLFSLEEKPPRCREYVQEQVFAIDFDEKAVRVARTLNLIAGDGETNVLHLNTLDYEMWDEITGQEEWDDIYNAGFKRLKRQRPKDSKDYREFQFDVLMANPPFAGDIKETRIINHYDLAKKANGKWETKVGRDILFIERNLDFLKPGGRMAIVLPQGRFNNSSDKNIRDFIAERCRILAVVGLHGNTFKPHTGTKTSVLLVQKWNDDPKVGALCPRQDDYNIFFATMQKSGKDNSGEKIYVKKSDSSGEYLLDDHGHLIIDHDLFNHEGKTQDGIAEAFIEFAKKENFSFFKLSPSVAPFNAVKYQKLMDGLEAVELSLSEALKENISFRVDSDFFKKQYLHEYHQRKKFKNIILGDIAFITDGQHGYHEVDETSNISHITAKNTKNWFTDKIGADGLAKWVDDKNKRSSLHENDILLANRGTVGCCSIVKNDILPANIDQDIARIELNLNTSIIPEYLLTYLNSKIGYDWVIRNSSGMVQQGLPLNKVRLIPIPLLNNKFQFKIKSLIDISLKEKKSSKDFYEQAEDLLLSELNLKDWQPTKETIAIKSFKESFLSSGRLDAEYYQPKYDELTERLKEKVELTRLGDLLNLNQRGKQPIYIESEDDNKLGLPVVNSKYVREGKVILTDNRYAYFPETDNPLIIHTDDVLINGTGVGTIGRCAPYLYQQPALPDNHVTILRTDLLDSVYLSIYLNSIIGKLQVEKHFKGSSGQIELYPNEISQFLVWNAPESVQKKIRTKVEESHQKREQSKQLLEIAKIGVEKAIETDEVTATDWINQQLEILGIDINNGGENKN
- a CDS encoding NADPH-dependent FMN reductase; amino-acid sequence: MVKIVGIGGSLRPGSYTQLGLQVAAQRVAALGAEVEILDLTQMHLPFCTGAKEYPDYPDVQKLRDTVFNADGLILATPEYHGSVSGVIKNTLDLMSFDQLSGKVAGLISILGGQVNSNALNDLRIILRWVHCQSIIEQIAIGQAWGAFSPEGKLLDEKLSQRFDQFAQSLVDNTRKLREVN